The DNA sequence CGGCGTTCCCCGGCGACCGGTCGCCCCGTGAGACGCGCGGCCGTGGCGCCGGGGCCGTCGAAGGAGTCGTCCACGGCCCCAGGGTACGGCGGCCACCTGCCGGACCGGAGTCACCCATCCGGTCAGCTGTTGGCGGCGGCCTTCTTGATCGCCTCCCGGATCCTGGCGTACGTACCGCAGCGGCAGACGTTCTCGATCCGGTCGATGTCCGCGTCCGTCGGCCGGGGCGTCTTCTTCAGCAGGGCGGCCGTGGCCATGATCTGGCCCGGCTGGCAGAAGCCGCACTGCGCGACGTCGCAGTCGAGCCAGGCCTGTTGGACGGGGTGGAGGCGGTCGCCGTCGGCGAGGCCCTCGATGGTGGTGACCGCACGGCCGGCGCAGTCGGCGACCGGAACGACGCAGGGCTGGATCTCGTCGCCGTCGAGGTGGCTGGTGCAGGCACGGCAGGCGCCCACGCCACAACCGTACTTGGGGCCGGTGACGTTCAGCAGGTCGCGCAGCACCCACAGCAGGGGCATGTCGGCGGGGGCCTCGACGGTGACCCGCTTGCCGTTGAGAGTGAAGGAGTAGGACGGCATCGATACCTTCTCGGGTGGCTCAGAAGTTGAGGGGGAAACGGCGCGGCTTGGTGCCGGTCGCCCGTGCGTAGGCGTTGGCGACGGCGCCGGACGCGGCCGGGACGCCGAGTTCACCGGCGCCGCCGGGAGCGCGCCGGGAGGGCATGATGTGCGCCTCGAAGTGCTGCGGGGCGTGCCGCTGGCGGGCGTAGTGGAAGTCGGCGAAGCTGCTCTCCCGGACGGCGCCCCGGTCGATGTGCAGGCCGGCTCGCAGAACGGTGGAGATACCGTCGACGGCCGTGCCCATGAGCTGCGCCTCCAGTCCGCGCGGATTGACTGCCGTTCCGACGTCGGCCGCCATCACCACCTTGGTGACCCGGGGGTTCTTCGGGTCGACGGCGTCGATCTCGACCAGGCAGGCCACACAGGAGTCGTACTCCTCGTGGACCGCGACACCCTGGGCGTGCCCCCGCGGCATGGTCCGGCCCCACTTCCCGGCGGTCGCGACCTTGTCCAGTACGGCCCTGACGGTCCTGCTCCGCAGTGTCGTACGGCGGAAGGCGACGGGGTCCTTGCCGAGGCTGCGGGCGATCTCGTCGACGACGATCTCCTCGGCGGTGCGCACCGTGCCGGAGTCCACCGAGCGCCAGGCGCCGAGGGGGATCGCCAGGTCGACCGAGCCCGAGTTCCCGGAGAGGCGGCCGAAGTTGTAGAGGCCGCTGTCGCTGGGGAGCGGGGCAGCGGCGGGGGCGCGGACGGCCGAGCGTGCGGCGCCTTGACCGGAACCGACGCCTCCTTGAGCGGAACGCAGGCCTGCCTGAGTGGGATTCATGGCTCCCTGCGTGGACAGCCCCCGCTCCTCGAAGGATTCGCTGACCGAGGCCGTCGCGTGGGCGAAGGCGACCACCCTGCCCCGCGCATGACTGGCCCGGATCCGGTGATGGGAGGCCGGGCGCATCCTGCCATGCCGGATGTCGTCCTCCCGGCTCCACATGAGCTTGACCGGCCGGCGCGCCTTCTTGGAGATCAGAGCCGCCTCGATCGCGGCGTCATGGTTCAGGCGCCGCCCGAACGAGCCGCCGCCGCGCACCACATGGACCTGCACCTTCGACACCGGCAGGCCGAGCCACGACGCGATGTCCTCCCGCGCGGACGTCGGGGTCTGGGAGGAGAACCAGATCTCGGCCCGCCCGGCGCGTACGTCCGCCACGGCGGTGAGGACCTCCATCGGCGCGTGGCTGACGAAGGCGAACTCGAACTCGGCCTCGGTCTGCGCCGATCCGCGCGGCGGGTCCCCCAGCTTCGGGACCGCGGTGCGCAGCCGGGAGCGGATGCCGGAGTCGGAGAGGTTCGCCAGCGGGCCGGGCGCCCACTTGATCCGGAGGGCGTCCCTGGCCTGGAAGGCATGGTGGAAGGTCTCCGCGACCACGGCCACACCACCGTCGATCTGGACTACCGCGTGCACACCGGGCATGGCCCGGGCTGCCGTGGAGTCGACCGAGAGGACCTTC is a window from the Streptomyces sp. NBC_00299 genome containing:
- a CDS encoding (2Fe-2S)-binding protein — encoded protein: MPSYSFTLNGKRVTVEAPADMPLLWVLRDLLNVTGPKYGCGVGACRACTSHLDGDEIQPCVVPVADCAGRAVTTIEGLADGDRLHPVQQAWLDCDVAQCGFCQPGQIMATAALLKKTPRPTDADIDRIENVCRCGTYARIREAIKKAAANS
- a CDS encoding xanthine dehydrogenase family protein molybdopterin-binding subunit, which produces MVYSLAATTLTVAAPLGCDSASAEGAERTVDGDSRSSDVLVTGTDAEMLVLEVTPANRVVVRLPRVEVGQGVTTAVAMLIAEELDARLADVDIPLADARNEGNQFTGGSSSVSSLYGPARKLAATARAKLVTAAARRWHVPARTLRTRGTRVFAPDGRSATFGSLTRSAARITRPTVPTDPKPASKHRVIGRPTTRIDARELITGKAKYTGDLTAAGARPTVVARPPTIGGKVLSVDSTAARAMPGVHAVVQIDGGVAVVAETFHHAFQARDALRIKWAPGPLANLSDSGIRSRLRTAVPKLGDPPRGSAQTEAEFEFAFVSHAPMEVLTAVADVRAGRAEIWFSSQTPTSAREDIASWLGLPVSKVQVHVVRGGGSFGRRLNHDAAIEAALISKKARRPVKLMWSREDDIRHGRMRPASHHRIRASHARGRVVAFAHATASVSESFEERGLSTQGAMNPTQAGLRSAQGGVGSGQGAARSAVRAPAAAPLPSDSGLYNFGRLSGNSGSVDLAIPLGAWRSVDSGTVRTAEEIVVDEIARSLGKDPVAFRRTTLRSRTVRAVLDKVATAGKWGRTMPRGHAQGVAVHEEYDSCVACLVEIDAVDPKNPRVTKVVMAADVGTAVNPRGLEAQLMGTAVDGISTVLRAGLHIDRGAVRESSFADFHYARQRHAPQHFEAHIMPSRRAPGGAGELGVPAASGAVANAYARATGTKPRRFPLNF